In one window of Gossypium hirsutum isolate 1008001.06 chromosome A01, Gossypium_hirsutum_v2.1, whole genome shotgun sequence DNA:
- the LOC107918485 gene encoding endochitinase 1-like yields the protein MSFLQALSIFLLLLLYVVVGSAEQCGRQAGGALCPGGLCCSQFGWCGSTADYCTVPGCQSQCSGSGPAPGPGGLTNLISRETFNQMLLHRNDGACPARGFYTYDAFIAAARSFPAFATTGDQATRKREIAAFLAQTSHETTGGAGWAAPDGPYAWGYCYNRELNPPSSYCASDPNYPCAPGKQYFGRGPMQLSWNYNYGQCGRAIGVDLLNNPDLLSSDPTISFKSAFWFWMTPQSPKPSCHNVIIGAWSPSSSDRAAGRVPGYGVITNIINGGLECGKGWNAQVEDRIGFYKRYCDILGVSYGNNLDCYNQSPFGNGVSVDSM from the exons ATGAGCTTTCTTCAGGCCTTGTCAATTTTCCTTTTGCTTTTGTTGTATGTAGTCGTAGGATCAGCTGAGCAGTGTGGAAGGCAAGCAGGCGGTGCTCTTTGCCCCGGTGGTCTATGTTGTAGCCAATTTGGCTGGTGTGGCAGTACTGCTGACTACTGCACAGTTCCTGGTTGCCAAAGTCAGTGCAGCGGTAGTGGCCCTGCCCCTGGGCCTGGTGGGCTAACCAATCTTATATCAAGAGAGACCTTTAATCAGATGCTTTTGCATAGGAACGATGGGGCTTGTCCTGCCCGTGGCTTCTATACATATGATGCTTTCATTGCTGCTGCCCGTTCTTTTCCTGCATTTGCTACAACTGGTGACCAAGCTACTCGCAAGAGGGAAATAGCTGCCTTCTTAGCCCAAACTTCCCATGAAACTACTG GTGGGGCAGGGTGGGCTGCACCGGATGGTCCTTATGCATGGGGATACTGCTACAATAGGGAATTGAATCCCCCTTCATCTTATTGCGCTTCGGATCCAAATTACCCTTGTGCTCCTGGTAAACAATATTTTGGCCGGGGTCCCATGCAACTTTCTTG GAACTACAACTACGGGCAGTGTGGAAGGGCCATAGGGGTCGACTTGTTAAACAACCCAGACCTGCTATCAAGTGATCCCACAATTTCCTTCAAGTCTGCGTTTTGGTTTTGGATGACTCCACAATCACCGAAGCCATCTTGCCACAATGTGATCATCGGAGCATGGTCACCCTCCAGTAGCGATCGGGCAGCAGGTCGGGTTCCAGGGTATGGTGTGATCACAAATATTATCAATGGAGGCCTTGAATGTGGTAAGGGTTGGAATGCACAGGTAGAAGACCGCATTGGGTTCTATAAGAGGTATTGTGACATACTTGGAGTTAGCTATGGTAACAATCTTGACTGCTACAACCAGAGTCCTTTCGGGAATGGAGTCTCGGTGGACTCAATGTAG